From a single Miscanthus floridulus cultivar M001 chromosome 8, ASM1932011v1, whole genome shotgun sequence genomic region:
- the LOC136476516 gene encoding dihydroxy-acid dehydratase, chloroplastic-like isoform X1, which translates to MDLRKLQGGVSLVWYEGNTCNMHLLHLAETVHDGVREAGMVGFRFNTDGVSDAISMGTRGMCYSLQSHDVVADSIETVMGALHYDANISIPGCDKNVAKDAGFELPPPAEYAVGMIFMLS; encoded by the exons ATGGACCTCCGCAAGCTGCAGGGCGGCGTCTCCTTGGTGTGGTATGAGGGGAACACCTGTAACATGCACCTGCTCCACCTCGCCGAGACCGTCCACGACGGCGTGCGCGAGGCCGGCATGGTCGGCTTCCGATTCAACACCGATGGTGTCAGCGACGCCATCTCCATGGGCACCCGGGGCATGTGCTACAGCCTCCAGTCCCACGACGTCGTCGCCGACAGCATCGAGACCGTCATGGGCGCGCTACACTACGACGCCAACATCTCCATACCTGGGTGCGACAAAAAC GTCGCAAAGGATGCTGGGTTTGAGCTACCACCACCAGCCGAGTATGCTGTTGGAATGATTTTTATGTTGTCGTGA
- the LOC136472312 gene encoding uncharacterized protein: MPSGGRRLPPWTSPRSAGAGAARWGPAGTPAAAGGPRPGPGYGTPPVSAGCFRTRVTPPTSGGARVTPPSTGGCSSRPPRPPPSLDSPYVRAKQAQIVEKDPNKAVPLFWAAINSGDRTESALKDMANVLKQANRAEEAIEAIRSFRDRCPYEAQESLDNILLDLYKKCGRTDEQIEMLTIKLRIVDEELASGRWKTKLSKSHGRVVYLSLRDEKARLLGNLAWAYMQSENYEEAEMLYRQALAIEADYNKECNLAICLMKTGKLAEAKYLIQAIPYNCDDESHVKSLSRATEMLRELDLQSLPSPITQVKSKESQIFVADDVEMLVDLQPQTLSTPLSELKYKEPHISVSQNAEKHEICNSGLQSPITQLRREEPHIMVTAGAEKNEGFAEFQDLSRLFNDAATPHSILEKLRKRLVKEAPKISIHDQIQTPPTECLPNSERNLDASETPMQEGKLLTKGVRKTWADMVDEEEQQLGDDKPWADMVAKDEHQLGDGKSTLAMGTTEQNESSRHAIKLEYRTPLSCQESRAHQKPVMGGQLQGSSAGSWRQNDSKISMDKNVNRDLVRTAPTWSKHKVQDHNNRVWQRLDTVHPHERASGTKQVPRRSNTSQRALFPDWKSKGEGYGHGCVLFDDNEHTHCSSHNEATHHWPNNEASTGSWRPQNRLRVFQEITNEINQNVV; this comes from the exons ATGCCGAGCGGCGGGAGGCGGCTGCCGCCGTGGACGTCGCCTCGGAGCGCGGGGGCGGGGGCTGCGAGGTGGGGCCCTGCTGGTACGCCCGCGGCCGCGGGTGGACCGCGCCCGGGCCCGGGCTACGGGACGCCGCCCGTGAGCGCGGGTTGCTTCCGCACGCGCGTCACGCCGCCGACGAGCGGGGGCGCGCGCGTCACGCCGCCGTCGACCGGGGGATGCTCGTCGCGGCCGCCCAGGCCGCCACCTTCCCTGGATTCGCCCTACGTGCGGGCCAAGCAGGCGCAG ATAGTTGAAAAGGATCCAAACAAGGCTGTTCCATTGTTTTGGGCAGCTATAAACAGTGGTGACCGGACTGAGAGTGCATTAAAGGATATGGCCAATGTActgaaacaagcaaatcgggcTGAAGAAGCCATTGAGGCAATAAGATCCTTTCGTGATCGGTGTCCCTATGAAGCTCAGGAGTCCCTTGACAATATTCTTCTAGACCTATACAAG AAATGTGGTAGGACAGATGAGCAGATCGAAATGCTGACAATAAAGCTGCGAATTGTTGATGAGGAGCTAGCTTCTGGTCGGTGGAAAACAAAACTGTCTAAATCTCATGGAAGAGTAGTCTACCTTTCTCTTAGAGATGAAAAAGCAAG GTTATTGGGGAACCTTGCTTGGGCCTATATGCAGTCTGAAAATTATGAGGAAGCAGAGATGCTCTACAG GCAAGCTCTTGCTATAGAAGCTGACTACAACAAAGAGTGTAACTTGGCCATCTGTTTGATGAAGACTGGAAAGTTGGCTGAAGCTAAATACCTGATTCAAGCTATACCTTACAACTGTGATGATGAAAGTCATGTTAAGTCTCTCTCCCGGGCTACTGAAATGCTTAGGGAACTTGACTTGCAATCACTCCCCTCTCCCATAACTCAGGTGAAGTCCAAAGAATCACAGATTTTTGTTGCTGATGATGTGGAGATGCTTGTAGATCTACAGCCACAAACACTATCAACTCCTTTGAGTGAACTGAAATATAAAGAACCACATATTTCAGTTTCACAAAATGCAGAGAAGCATGAGATTTGCAATTCAGGGCTTCAATCTCCCATTACTCAGTTGAGACGTGAAGAACCACACATTATGGTTACTGCTGGTGCAGAAAAGAATGAAGGCTTTGCAGAGTTCCAAGATCTTTCTCGACTGTTCAATGATGCTGCTACACCTCATTCAATACTTGAGAAACTACGAAAGAGGCTAGTTAAAGAGGCACCAAAAATCAGTATTCATGATCAGATTCAGACTCCTCCAACTGAATGCTTGCCAAACTCTGAAAGAAACCTAGATGCTAGTGAGACCCCCATGCAAGAAGGGAAGCTATTGACCAAAGGTGTTAGAAAAACATGGGCTGACATGGTGGATGAAGAGGAACAACAATTGGGTGATGACAAACCATGGGCTGACATGGTGGCGAAGGATGAACATCAATTGGGTGATGGCAAGTCAACACTTGCTATGGGAACTACTGAACAAAATGAGAGCAGTAGGCATGCAATTAAGCTGGAGTACAGAACACCATTGTCTTGTCAAGAAAGCAGGGCCCATCAAAAACCAGTCATGGGTGGTCAACTGCAAGGTTCTTCAGCAGGTTCATGGAGACAGAATGACTCCAAAATCTCCATGGATAAGAATGTGAACCGGGATCTTGTGAGGACTGCTCCGACATGGAGCAAACATAAAGTACAGGACCACAACAATCGAGTTTGGCAAAGGCTTGACACAGTTCATCCCCATGAGAGAGCCTCAGGCACGAAGCAAGTACCGCGGAGAAGCAACACGTCTCAGCGCGCTCTTTTTCCTGACTGGAAATCAAAGGGTGAAGGATATGGCCATGGTTGTGTTCTGTTTGATGATAACGAACACACTCATTGTTCCAGTCACAATGAGGCCACTCATCACTGGCCTAATAACGAGGCAAGTACAGGGTCATGGAGGCCACAGAACCGTCTGCGGGTCTTCCAGGAAATCACAAATGAGATCAACCAAAATGTTGTGTAA
- the LOC136469211 gene encoding uncharacterized protein: MVIPNYTYLKLKMLGPNEIITMGSSFSHAFTCDRKHFELATAVINSSELPQLRVSSTLAVPDYNKPTSLMAFGPLKETKAAGMDPTDPTKTVQIGTQLPAK; encoded by the coding sequence atggtgatccccaactacacctacctcaagctgaagatgttggGACCAAACGAAATCATCACCATGGGCAGctccttctcgcacgccttcacatgcgaccgcaagcattttgagctcgccaccgcggtcatcaactcatccgagctcccgcAGCTTAGGGTGTCGTCGACCCTAGCAGTCccggactacaacaaaccaacctccttgatggcatttggcccactcaaggaaaccaaggcggcgGGGATGGACCctactgacccaaccaagacagtgcagatcgggacccagctcccagccaaatag
- the LOC136476516 gene encoding dihydroxy-acid dehydratase, chloroplastic-like isoform X2: MDLRKLQGGVSLVWYEGNTCNMHLLHLAETVHDGVREAGMVGFRFNTDGVSDAISMGTRGMCYSLQSHDVVADSIETVMGALHYDANISIPGCDKNDAGFELPPPAEYAVGMIFMLS; encoded by the exons ATGGACCTCCGCAAGCTGCAGGGCGGCGTCTCCTTGGTGTGGTATGAGGGGAACACCTGTAACATGCACCTGCTCCACCTCGCCGAGACCGTCCACGACGGCGTGCGCGAGGCCGGCATGGTCGGCTTCCGATTCAACACCGATGGTGTCAGCGACGCCATCTCCATGGGCACCCGGGGCATGTGCTACAGCCTCCAGTCCCACGACGTCGTCGCCGACAGCATCGAGACCGTCATGGGCGCGCTACACTACGACGCCAACATCTCCATACCTGGGTGCGACAAAAAC GATGCTGGGTTTGAGCTACCACCACCAGCCGAGTATGCTGTTGGAATGATTTTTATGTTGTCGTGA